The Lichenihabitans psoromatis genome contains a region encoding:
- a CDS encoding ABC transporter permease: MDFYLAQFLTGLAAASSLFLVASGLSIIFGVTRIVNFAHGAFAMLGAYVAYTLTESFSGPFGFWGSLVLAALVVAAVGAAIEMLILRRIYHAPDLFQLLATFGLTLMAEDAVVLIWGPEDLVGPRAPGLRGAVSMLGQQIPSYDLFLIAMGPLVLGALWLVLHRTRFGILLRAATQDREMVAALGVNQKWLFTAVFALGVFLAGLGGALQIPRDAVNHAMDLQVIVEAFVVVVIGGLGSVGGAFVASVIVAELNAFGILAFPTVSIVLAFLVMAAVLVIRPYGLFGRREALSRSAAVLASRPWAPMSSRGRVAVAGVVVVLAALPLVAGDYWLTVGAEILIVALFAASLQLLMSTAGLASFGHAAYFGLGAYGAALATKALGLSMIPALGCGVAFGIAGAALFGLFCVRLSGVYFAMLTLAFAQIAWSIAFQWSAVTGGDNGLLGVWPAAWASSPRGFFWFALGCAVLGVAALRMLVFSPFGYGLRAVRDSMLRSEAIGIGRYWTQWIAFVVAGGAAGLAGAEFAFLKGSVFPDALGIPTSVDGLVMVLLGGVGTVSGSVVGAGVYKALSIWLVSQTDYSKLILGAVIVGLVLAFPSGLVGFVSKLRSPFGRPSVPQPQPRVETAE; encoded by the coding sequence TTGGACTTCTATCTTGCCCAATTCCTCACCGGTCTTGCGGCGGCCTCGTCGCTCTTTCTGGTCGCGTCGGGGCTCTCGATCATCTTCGGGGTCACCCGGATCGTGAATTTTGCCCATGGGGCTTTCGCGATGCTCGGGGCCTATGTGGCCTATACGCTGACCGAAAGCTTTTCGGGTCCGTTCGGCTTCTGGGGCTCGCTGGTGCTGGCCGCGCTGGTCGTGGCGGCGGTCGGGGCCGCGATCGAGATGCTGATCCTACGCCGCATCTATCACGCGCCGGATCTTTTCCAATTGCTCGCGACCTTTGGCCTGACCCTGATGGCTGAGGATGCCGTCGTGCTGATCTGGGGGCCTGAAGATCTTGTCGGCCCGCGAGCGCCCGGTCTGCGCGGCGCGGTCTCGATGCTCGGCCAGCAGATCCCGTCCTACGATCTGTTTTTGATCGCGATGGGGCCGCTGGTGCTTGGCGCCCTCTGGTTGGTGTTGCATCGAACGCGGTTCGGCATCTTGCTGCGGGCCGCCACGCAGGATCGGGAGATGGTGGCGGCGCTCGGCGTCAATCAGAAGTGGCTGTTCACGGCCGTCTTCGCGTTGGGCGTTTTTCTGGCCGGCCTCGGCGGCGCGCTGCAGATCCCGCGCGACGCCGTCAACCATGCTATGGACCTGCAGGTCATCGTCGAAGCTTTCGTGGTCGTGGTGATCGGCGGTCTCGGCAGTGTCGGCGGAGCGTTCGTCGCCTCGGTCATCGTGGCCGAACTCAATGCCTTCGGGATCCTGGCCTTCCCGACCGTGTCGATCGTTCTCGCGTTCCTGGTGATGGCCGCCGTTCTGGTGATCCGGCCCTATGGGCTGTTCGGTCGTCGCGAGGCGCTGTCGCGAAGCGCCGCCGTACTGGCGTCGCGCCCGTGGGCGCCGATGTCGTCGCGCGGCCGGGTTGCGGTTGCCGGTGTCGTGGTGGTGTTGGCGGCGCTGCCGCTGGTGGCCGGGGATTATTGGCTTACGGTCGGGGCCGAGATCCTCATCGTGGCTCTGTTTGCGGCCAGCCTGCAATTGCTGATGTCGACCGCCGGCCTCGCGTCCTTCGGTCATGCGGCCTATTTCGGCCTTGGGGCCTATGGCGCGGCGCTCGCCACCAAGGCGCTCGGCTTGTCGATGATCCCGGCGCTTGGCTGCGGTGTCGCGTTCGGTATCGCGGGGGCGGCGCTGTTCGGTCTGTTCTGCGTGCGGCTGTCAGGCGTCTATTTCGCCATGCTGACCCTGGCGTTCGCGCAGATCGCCTGGTCCATCGCGTTCCAATGGAGCGCCGTTACCGGAGGCGACAACGGGTTGCTCGGCGTTTGGCCCGCCGCTTGGGCGTCATCGCCGCGCGGCTTCTTCTGGTTCGCGCTCGGCTGCGCCGTTCTCGGAGTCGCGGCGCTTCGGATGCTTGTGTTTTCGCCTTTCGGATACGGGCTGAGGGCGGTGCGCGACAGCATGCTGCGCTCCGAAGCGATCGGGATCGGCCGCTATTGGACGCAATGGATTGCCTTCGTCGTGGCCGGCGGTGCCGCGGGGTTGGCGGGCGCGGAATTCGCTTTCCTGAAAGGCAGCGTCTTCCCCGACGCGCTCGGTATCCCGACCTCGGTCGATGGTCTGGTTATGGTGCTGCTCGGCGGCGTTGGCACGGTGTCGGGCAGCGTCGTCGGCGCGGGCGTCTACAAGGCCCTCTCGATCTGGCTCGTCAGCCAGACGGATTATTCGAAGCTGATCCTCGGCGCCGTGATCGTCGGTCTTGTGCTGGCGTTCCCGAGCGGCCTCGTCGGCTTCGTGAGTAAACTGCGCTCGCCCTTCGGGAGGCCCAGCGTCCCGCAGCCCCAACCGCGCGTGGAGACCGCCGAATGA
- a CDS encoding ABC transporter substrate-binding protein, translating into MTRRLLVSAFLPAVLSLVAAAAPVLAADGEVKIGEINSYSALPAFTEPYRKGWQLAVEEINAHGGINGKTLVVVSKDDAGKPADAVTAANELVSREDVVMLTGGFFSNVGLALADFAKQKKVLYLAGEPLTDAIVWSAGNHYTFRLRPSNYMQAAMLADEAAKLPAKRWATIAPNYEYGQSAVKVFKQLLSAKRPDIEWVGEQWPPQGKIDAGPVVQAIAATKPDAILNVEFGPDLVKLVREGNTRGLFKDRSVVSFLTGEPEYLDALKDEAPEGWIVTGYPWYGIHTPEHDAFLKAYDDKYHDHPRLGSVVGYTLIQAAADILRKAPSTDTEALVKAAEGLTFDSPFGKASLRAIDHQSTLGAFVGTTTVKDGAGIMKDFVYHDGASVLPSDDMVKTLRPQM; encoded by the coding sequence ATGACACGACGCCTTCTCGTTTCAGCGTTCCTGCCCGCCGTTCTCTCCCTCGTCGCGGCGGCCGCGCCTGTGCTCGCGGCCGATGGCGAGGTCAAGATCGGGGAGATCAACTCCTATTCGGCGCTGCCCGCCTTCACCGAACCTTATCGCAAGGGCTGGCAACTCGCGGTCGAGGAGATCAACGCCCACGGAGGCATCAACGGCAAGACGCTTGTGGTCGTGTCGAAGGACGACGCCGGTAAACCGGCCGATGCCGTGACGGCCGCCAATGAGCTGGTGTCGCGCGAGGATGTCGTGATGCTGACCGGCGGGTTCTTCTCGAATGTCGGCCTCGCGCTCGCCGATTTCGCCAAGCAGAAGAAGGTGCTTTACCTGGCCGGTGAGCCGCTGACGGACGCAATTGTCTGGTCGGCGGGTAACCATTACACGTTTCGGTTGAGGCCTTCCAACTACATGCAGGCCGCGATGCTGGCGGACGAAGCCGCCAAACTTCCGGCGAAGCGCTGGGCCACGATCGCGCCGAACTATGAATATGGCCAGTCGGCCGTTAAGGTCTTCAAGCAACTGCTATCGGCCAAACGGCCCGATATCGAGTGGGTCGGCGAGCAATGGCCCCCGCAAGGCAAGATCGACGCCGGTCCTGTGGTTCAGGCCATCGCGGCCACCAAGCCAGACGCGATCCTCAACGTCGAATTCGGCCCCGATCTCGTCAAGCTGGTCCGCGAAGGTAATACGCGCGGCTTGTTCAAGGATCGCTCGGTCGTCAGTTTCCTGACCGGCGAGCCGGAATATCTCGATGCCTTGAAGGATGAAGCGCCCGAGGGGTGGATCGTCACCGGATATCCCTGGTACGGCATCCACACCCCAGAGCACGACGCCTTCCTGAAAGCCTATGACGACAAATATCACGATCATCCGCGTCTCGGATCGGTGGTCGGCTACACGCTGATCCAGGCGGCTGCCGATATTTTGCGGAAGGCGCCCTCGACCGACACCGAGGCTTTGGTGAAAGCGGCCGAAGGGCTGACGTTCGACTCCCCCTTCGGCAAAGCCAGTCTGCGCGCGATCGATCATCAATCGACGCTCGGCGCGTTCGTGGGCACCACGACCGTGAAGGACGGCGCCGGCATCATGAAGGATTTCGTCTATCACGACGGCGCCTCCGTGCTGCCGAGCGACGACATGGTGAAGACGCTCCGTCCGCAGATGTGA